ACTGGTTTGTGAGCATTTGATGAGGGTTTTGAACAGGGGTTTGGTGGTGTAAGTATGTTTGGGGATCTTTTGTGGGTTTGGGGGGAATTGAGGGAGGAAGAAGATGCGGGGGTTACGAGAAGAGAGTGTGAAATTGGCGGTTGGGTGGATTTGGATGTTCATTTGGGTGGATGGTTTAGAGTGTTTGCTTCTTCAGCCAAGGCCGAAGGATATGAGTTCAACTGAACACCACCCAAAAGGTTCTGCCTTTGTCATATATTCGCGTTCCCTTTTCAAGAAACTAACTTGTGTTAACCCTTATGTGTTACAAGCAGGGGTGCAAATGAGCTGAGTCGCGCTGAGCCCGAGCCCGGCTTTGTTCAAGCTTTGTTTTCAAAACTCGAGTTCAGCTTGTTGGTAATTTCTAAAGCTCAGTTcggggctcggctcgtttactatattttaattaatatattaaataaaaataatataaataatagactcgtCCACGCTCGCAAGCTCGATAAGTTAAGGTCGGgttcgggctcgtttactaaacaagcttatttttaggttcgggcttggctcgtaaacaagtttaaataagctcggctcggctcgtttactagacaactttaaataaagggtaaatgttattaaatattaataaaaactaatattccactaagctcgataaggctcgacgagcctgacGAGCTTCACATGGCAGGCTCGAGCTTGGGCTTGATAAATAAACAAGCTTTGTTTTAGGCTCAAGCTAGgatcgggctcgataaggctcaactcgtttcgagctttttttcgagccgctcgactcgtttgcacccctagttatAAGACTGCGTCATGGCTTAGCGTCACCTTCCACATCAGCCGTTAAGCGCTTGAAAGTGGCGGATACATGTAATATTTATGATGATATAAATCTCAAATGATAAGTTTATAATTCTTAGCATACAAAATACAAATAATATCATGAAATACATATCTAGATGAAATCATTTTTCTCATAGCAAAGCCACAAAAATGAAGCACTGCTAGACAATGGTCTTAAGGGAAATTAAAGTTAAAATGTTTAGGGTACATGGTTCGGATGAAGGGTGTATAGTTTCAGGTAGTCAGACATGTATTACCTAATACCATATCCGTCATGTGCTCGtcaaaatttttaaaactaatttcATACCCGAATACTCGTCCCGAATGTTTTGGATTTCAGGTTTGCCCGTCGGGTCGGGTTCGTTTGTTATCCCTAGTGGCGATGGTGACGATGAGGACAACAGCGGTGGCGAAGGcgacaatggtggtggtggtgacaaTGGCGAGGGTAACCGTGACATGTCGTTGGTGGTACTAGTGACGAGAGTGGTTGTGGTAGCAacaacggtggtggtggtggcggcttAATGACTAGTTGGGGTGGTGTGGGCGATGATGGTGGTGCTGGTGGCGGCAACGGGGGTGGCGTCAATGGAGGGGGTGTCGGTAAAGGATGCAGTGACGATGCTGGTTGTAATGTGGGTGACAATTAGTAAGGATGCCAACCAACAATGGTTGTGAGTGGTGTTGGCGCATATGGATATGTTTTTGGTAGTCATTATCATACTCAAcaaatctcaccaatagcaaagttAATGTAGGTTCTAAGAAGTGTAAGACGTAAACAACTTTACTTCTACCCCGTTTTAAACGACACAAAACACAACCACACCAACATGATTTAAACGACACAAACTAAATTGAATATGAATTGAAACTATGTGGAAAATAGGTTGGCAGAAAGCTGACACCAACATATTTAGATCAAACTAGACACAACCCGTTAACCCAAACACGATCCGAATTGCCAAGCcttattaatataatataacataCCCAAGTGTACTTATACACACATCAAAATGTGCATAAACTGTCCAATAATCATCTCATAAAAACCACCCAGTTGCTACAAAAAGCTTTAAATATGATGACTTTTTGGGACCTTTATTTACAAGACGTCGAAGAAATCAAACTAGAAACAGAAAACCGAGCTTTCAAAGAGTGTACGCATCAACCCTACACGTTCAACGCCAACTTCTGAGCAGCGAGGGCTTCAGCCTCGAGTGTAGGCTCCCACAGGATGGTGGTTTCCGCAAGTAATCCTGTCACTGTATACGGGTCCATGTTTGATGCCGGACGCCTGTCTTCCAAGTAACCTACACACCAACCATAATAAAACAGAATTTAAAATGAGAATAATGTAAAAATGTAAGATTTAGAATTTATTATAAATGTTACAAATAACATTATAAAACAAAAAACTAATACCTTTGCCTGCTTTCTCAGTGTCACGCCCCACACGGATTGAGCAGCCACGATTAGCTACTCCCTGCAAGTTGACCAAAAGCCAAATATAACGGTTAAGAAACGTTTGAAAACCATTACGTGTAGTTATATATTGTTAAATTGTAGATAATATATGTTTTGTATACCCATGAAAATTGGTTAATGCTGGCGGTTTCATGTTTCCCTGTCAATCTTCTTTCGTTTCCTTCTCCGTAAGCACTGATGTGTTCAGTGTGGCGAAGCGAAAGGTTTAGGATCGCCTTTTTGATCACCTCAAATCCACCGTCTTCTCTCATGGCCTTTGTACtgcaaatttaaaacacaatataagaatatatattttaaaaagagtaaagtacacgaatggtccctgtggtttatcaaAATTATGAATTTGGTCCCTAGCCTTTCAAAAGTAcatagatggtccctgtggttggTACTTTGTAACGCGTTTAGTCCCCAGCATTTTCCTAAAGTACATgaatggtccctatggtttgcactttgtaacgcatttagtccctaacttgtagggctgtaaacgaaccaaacgtttggcgaacagttcgtgaaccgttcggcaggaagttcatttgtgttcgttcgtttattaaacaaacgaacacgaacaagaaatttcgttcgtttagttaaatgaacaaacatgaacagaggtcgcgttcgttcgtttatgttcgtgaacgttcggtaacgtgttcgcttgtgtttgatagttcattagtgtttttatcttttatatttatttaaatatatcaaaattgtgacaaattaaatatttaataagtgtcagtgtattatatattctgttcatgaacgattgtttgtgttcgtttatttccatttgtgttcatgaacattagtttgtgctcatttgtgttcgtcaacgttcgttgccaaaaattaacaaacaaacacaaacgaacacgaacaagttcatttccttaacaaacgaacacaaacataaaatcccgttcgataagtgttcgtgaacggttcgcgaacacatatattttttaacaaacgaacacgaacaaggtcttgttcgtgttcgttcgattcgtttacagccctactaacttggacatgctaaaacctttagatttgttggctgtggactaaatgtgttacaaactGCAAACGACAGGGACCACCTGTATACTTTTggaagctagggaccaaatccaaaatttcggtaaaccacagggaccatccgtgtactttactcttttaaAAATTTACTCCTAAATGGTAATAAGTAATGACTAAGTACCTGTAGTTAGTGTGGCATCCTGCTCCATTCCAGTCTCCCTGTCAATGCAAACCAGATATATTTATCGAGTTAAATATTTCTATTACAAACTAAAAGCGCAAATAAAGCATTCCATTACATTACCTCAATGGGCTTAGGGTCAAGTGTCAGGACAACACCGGCTTGCTCAGTAATTCTctgtagaaaaaaaaaataattacgcaAGAAATAAGCTTAGCTTATAAtttctgattaaaataaaatgttttaagaaatACTGCATAGTTTAGAATAACAATGATTTAGATAAATTACCTCAAGGAGGTATCTAGCACACCAAATATGGTCTCCGGCTTCAATTCCGACACTTGGACCAACTTGAAATTCCCACTGTAAACAATGATTGCGGATATGATATTTCTGTATATgatattataattaattaattaattaatacagAGAATGAGTAGGAAAAAACCTGTCCGGGCATAACTTCTCCGTTGGTTCCACTGATGTTAATTCCGGCATATAAGCAGGCCTTGTAATGTGCATCTGATATGTCTCTTCCAAATGACTTATCCGCTCCAGCACCACAGTAGTACGGACCCTGtagttttaaatatatatataggttgATTAAAATAAAACAACTGTTGTTTCTATATGTGGCAAAATGGGCAGGTCAAAATGGGTTCGGATCAAAACCGATACTTTTTGTccaaaatattttgaactttatatgTATAACTGGTGTGTcaaatttgattaaaaaaaatgatgaatagTACCTGTGGACCAGGGTAGCCTCCAACAGGCCAACCCAAAGGCCACTTCACATCTGGTTGAAGCAAAGTGTACTCTTGCTCAATTCCAAACCTAAAATCAGATTCGGTTAACCAAATTAATCAGTTAGTCTAAATACAGAATATTAACATACACCGACTTCTGTCTATTTGTTTTTCGAATGAATTAATACCCCTCTATATAGAAAGGAGATATAAAATTACCAAATGCAATTAATCTTTAAAGTTTAGTTGCACTAAAAAAGATTTTCAACAGAAAAACCTACCAGGGCACCTGTTGTACGACTTTAGGATCACTGAAAATCTCAGCAGCCTTAGCACGTTTGTTTGTAGGGATGGGCTCGCCTTGTGGTGTGTAAGCATCACAGATCAcctataaaaaaaatacaaattagAGTTAAGCTAATCTATAGAAAAAATTTTACTTTGCAgcttatatatatagaaaaattaCTTAAGATTCATAAATATTATACGCACCAATATGTTGTTCCCACCACGGAAAGGATCCCTAAAGATCGCCTGCGGGCTGGAAAATTGAATTTCAACTACAGTTACATCAccacaaaatatatatatatatatattaaaatttatGAGTGT
The sequence above is drawn from the Helianthus annuus cultivar XRQ/B chromosome 12, HanXRQr2.0-SUNRISE, whole genome shotgun sequence genome and encodes:
- the LOC110894104 gene encoding glutamine synthetase, chloroplastic produces the protein MAQCLAPSVQWQMRLTKNAMEPSCMSSKMFNSFSLKPSKKGAIKTATKFRICASASGTINRMEDLLNLDVTPYTDKIIAEYIWIGGSGTDVRSKSRTLSKPVEHPSELPKWNYDGSSTGQAPGEDSEVILYPQAIFRDPFRGGNNILVICDAYTPQGEPIPTNKRAKAAEIFSDPKVVQQVPWFGIEQEYTLLQPDVKWPLGWPVGGYPGPQGPYYCGAGADKSFGRDISDAHYKACLYAGINISGTNGEVMPGQWEFQVGPSVGIEAGDHIWCARYLLERITEQAGVVLTLDPKPIEGDWNGAGCHTNYSTKAMREDGGFEVIKKAILNLSLRHTEHISAYGEGNERRLTGKHETASINQFSWGVANRGCSIRVGRDTEKAGKGYLEDRRPASNMDPYTVTGLLAETTILWEPTLEAEALAAQKLALNV